A single window of Sphingobacterium sp. ML3W DNA harbors:
- the ilvE gene encoding branched-chain-amino-acid transaminase, with protein MKYYDENTLIYLDGSYVKAFATGLDLYTQALHYGYGAFEGLRAYNTHNGPRIFKALEHFERLQKSCEAINIPYAWDNRELIDRAYELLAINNLRSAYIRPLVFSGSNMHLTSATEARIMMAAWEWGPYLGQNLLKVEISDILRPSSKAFPTSSKISGQYINSILASSKAIQNGFDEALLLDQDGFVAQASSENLFIEKDFKIYTPPIQNIFPGITRKNVILICKKLGIELIEKHLTVQEIHEADSAFLSGTAAEIIGIKQVDHIVYKEDWEHTIGASIQRRYKNLVLENENYEVII; from the coding sequence ATGAAATATTACGACGAGAACACATTAATTTACTTAGACGGATCATACGTGAAAGCTTTTGCTACAGGCCTCGACTTGTATACGCAAGCATTACACTATGGCTATGGAGCGTTTGAGGGTCTACGGGCATATAACACCCATAATGGACCTCGTATTTTCAAAGCACTAGAACATTTCGAACGTCTACAAAAATCATGTGAAGCGATCAACATTCCTTATGCATGGGACAATCGTGAGTTAATAGACCGTGCATACGAATTATTAGCGATAAACAATTTACGCTCCGCATATATCCGCCCATTGGTATTCTCTGGTTCAAACATGCATTTGACTTCAGCAACTGAAGCACGAATCATGATGGCAGCATGGGAATGGGGACCATATTTAGGTCAAAATTTGTTGAAGGTAGAGATTTCAGATATTCTGCGTCCAAGCTCAAAAGCCTTTCCAACTTCATCCAAAATATCGGGACAATATATCAACTCCATTTTAGCGAGCAGTAAAGCGATCCAAAATGGATTTGATGAAGCGCTATTATTAGATCAGGACGGTTTTGTAGCACAGGCTTCAAGTGAAAACTTGTTCATAGAAAAAGATTTCAAAATCTACACCCCGCCTATCCAGAATATTTTCCCTGGTATAACGCGAAAAAACGTAATTCTTATTTGTAAAAAACTAGGAATTGAATTAATTGAAAAACACTTAACTGTTCAAGAAATTCATGAAGCAGATTCTGCTTTTCTATCAGGAACAGCAGCGGAGATAATAGGAATAAAACAAGTCGATCATATTGTATATAAAGAAGATTGGGAGCATACAATAGGTGCTTCGATTCAAAGAAGATATAAAAATTTAGTATTAGAGAACGAGAACTATGAAGTCATCATCTGA